A single genomic interval of Vibrio gallicus harbors:
- a CDS encoding peptide ABC transporter ATP-binding protein: MPVLDFRHVTIEIETPHGLVKAVDRMSITLNEGEIRGLVGESGSGKSLIAKAIVGLSKHNWRVTADRMRLGDIDLLSLNRRERRKVIAEQIGMIFQEPSTCLDPSEPVGQQLAESIPSRTFKGKIWQRWGWRKKTSIALLHKVGIKNHSRVMRSYPYELTDGECQKVMIAMAIAAKPKILIADEPTNDLDPITQTQILKLLSRMNQVNNTTLLLIGHDLATITQWATKITVMYCGQSVESAPTEKLLNAPKHPYTQALLEAVPDFNGWLPHKQKLQSLSGSIPPLQHLPIGCRLGPRCPYAQHRCVKAPQSKKEKDHKYNCHFPLNTKVKA; the protein is encoded by the coding sequence ATGCCAGTTTTAGACTTTCGACACGTTACGATAGAAATTGAAACGCCTCATGGCCTAGTAAAGGCCGTTGACCGAATGAGTATCACCCTAAATGAAGGTGAAATTCGCGGGCTAGTAGGTGAATCGGGTTCAGGAAAGAGCTTGATAGCAAAGGCTATCGTTGGCCTAAGCAAACACAACTGGCGGGTTACCGCAGATAGAATGCGGCTAGGTGATATCGACCTTTTATCCCTCAACCGTAGGGAGCGTAGAAAGGTTATCGCCGAGCAAATTGGCATGATATTTCAAGAGCCATCTACCTGCTTAGACCCGAGTGAGCCGGTTGGTCAGCAATTAGCTGAATCTATTCCATCAAGAACATTCAAGGGTAAAATTTGGCAACGTTGGGGATGGCGCAAAAAAACATCGATTGCCCTGCTGCACAAAGTCGGTATCAAAAACCACTCCCGCGTTATGCGCAGTTATCCCTATGAGCTTACCGATGGTGAGTGTCAGAAGGTGATGATTGCAATGGCGATTGCGGCCAAGCCTAAAATATTGATTGCCGATGAGCCGACCAATGACCTTGATCCTATCACTCAAACACAAATCCTTAAGTTGTTGAGCCGCATGAATCAGGTTAACAATACGACGTTACTGTTAATAGGCCATGATCTTGCCACTATTACCCAGTGGGCAACTAAGATCACGGTTATGTATTGCGGTCAAAGTGTCGAATCGGCGCCAACCGAGAAGCTTTTAAACGCACCTAAGCACCCTTACACCCAAGCACTGCTTGAAGCGGTGCCCGATTTTAATGGTTGGTTACCACATAAACAAAAGCTGCAATCGCTGTCTGGTAGTATCCCTCCCCTTCAGCACCTTCCTATTGGATGCAGATTGGGGCCACGCTGTCCTTATGCCCAACACCGTTGTGTAAAAGCGCCACAATCTAAAAAAGAGAAAGACCACAAATACAACTGCCACTTCCCCCTAAACACTAAGGTGAAAGCATGA
- a CDS encoding ABC transporter permease subunit produces MLNTSVYLEENIPTQRERFWRHFRSNNLAMFGLWNLGVIAIITLTATLISPHDPIVQSSVLLQPPSWAREGSIEYFLGTDDLGRDILSRLLMGSQLTIGSALLITFIAAIVGSTIGALAGMTRGLLSSILNHLLDVVMSIPSLLLALIFVAFLGTGLVPIMLAIGLALIPRFIRSAYQNIHAEVDKDYIMSAKLDGADNWYLLTVSILPNVLTAFVAEFTFALTIAILDITALGFLGLGAQAPSPEWGAILGDSVELIYLAPWTVVLPGLVIMYTVITINLVGEGMRDALNAGVE; encoded by the coding sequence ATGCTAAACACTAGTGTGTATCTGGAAGAGAACATTCCAACCCAAAGAGAGCGCTTTTGGCGACATTTTCGTAGCAACAATTTGGCTATGTTTGGGCTATGGAATCTCGGTGTTATTGCGATTATCACTCTAACCGCAACCCTAATATCACCCCATGACCCAATTGTTCAGTCTTCGGTTCTGCTACAACCCCCCTCTTGGGCAAGAGAAGGTAGCATCGAATACTTCTTAGGAACGGACGACCTTGGCCGCGATATTTTATCTAGACTATTGATGGGTTCGCAGCTTACGATTGGCTCTGCATTATTGATTACCTTTATTGCCGCAATCGTCGGCAGTACTATCGGTGCACTTGCAGGCATGACTCGCGGGTTACTATCTAGCATATTAAATCACCTGCTTGATGTGGTGATGTCTATTCCATCCTTATTACTAGCACTGATTTTTGTGGCCTTCTTAGGGACTGGATTGGTACCTATTATGTTGGCAATCGGCCTTGCGCTTATACCGCGATTTATTCGCTCTGCCTATCAAAATATCCATGCTGAAGTCGACAAGGATTACATTATGTCGGCGAAGTTGGATGGTGCCGATAATTGGTATTTGTTGACAGTTTCTATCTTACCTAATGTTTTGACCGCATTTGTGGCTGAGTTTACCTTTGCATTAACTATCGCCATTTTGGATATCACTGCGCTTGGTTTTCTTGGTCTTGGTGCACAAGCCCCAAGCCCAGAATGGGGAGCGATATTAGGTGACTCGGTAGAGCTCATCTATCTTGCCCCTTGGACCGTTGTATTACCTGGTTTAGTTATTATGTATACCGTTATTACGATTAACCTTGTCGGTGAAGGCATGCGTGACGCACTTAATGCGGGAGTTGAATAG
- a CDS encoding peptide ABC transporter ATP-binding protein — protein sequence MSSLLEVRNLSKTFVNRYGLFRKQHLEAVKPVSFSLEPGQTLALIGQNSSGKSTLARMLAGVIEPTSGEIFVNGEKLEHKDYSTRCKLIRVIFQDPNLSLNPRIQIGKILEGPLKRNTNMPPEARKKRVHDTLRRVGLLPEHAYFYPQMLAAGQKQRVCIARALILQPSIIIADEALNGLDMAMRSQIINLLLELQDEMGVSFIYVSQQIGIIKHISDKVMVMAQGDVVESGDTLQVLSEPQHSITQKLVDNHFYKNRNYNRC from the coding sequence ATGAGTTCGCTGTTAGAGGTGCGCAACCTCAGTAAAACGTTTGTCAATCGATACGGACTATTTCGTAAGCAACACCTTGAAGCGGTAAAGCCGGTTAGCTTTTCTCTTGAGCCGGGGCAAACCTTGGCTCTGATAGGACAAAACTCCTCAGGAAAGTCTACCTTAGCCAGAATGCTAGCTGGGGTTATCGAGCCTACGTCAGGGGAGATATTTGTTAACGGTGAAAAACTGGAACATAAAGATTATTCTACCCGCTGCAAATTGATTCGAGTCATATTTCAAGACCCTAACTTATCGCTCAATCCTCGAATTCAGATAGGGAAAATCTTAGAGGGGCCACTAAAAAGAAACACAAATATGCCGCCTGAGGCGAGAAAGAAGCGCGTCCATGACACATTGCGCCGCGTTGGACTGCTACCAGAGCATGCCTATTTCTATCCTCAGATGCTCGCTGCTGGGCAAAAACAGAGAGTCTGTATTGCACGCGCTCTTATCCTGCAGCCTTCTATAATAATAGCGGATGAGGCTCTTAATGGCTTAGATATGGCAATGCGCTCACAGATCATCAACCTGTTATTAGAGCTGCAAGATGAGATGGGCGTTTCCTTTATCTATGTGTCACAACAAATTGGAATCATTAAACATATCTCCGATAAAGTCATGGTCATGGCGCAAGGTGATGTGGTTGAATCTGGTGATACATTGCAGGTACTAAGTGAGCCTCAGCATTCTATTACGCAAAAATTAGTCGACAATCATTTTTATAAGAACCGAAACTACAATCGCTGTTAG